The genomic stretch CAAGGGAAGAGAGAAAGAACAACAACTGCTGGAAGAAACACAGGCGCAGTCTGAAGAATTACAGGTACAGCATTCCGAGCTTGAAAACCTCAATACTGAATTAGAAGCACAAACACAGAAGCTTCAGGCTTCAGAAGAAGAGTTAAAAGTGCAGCAGGAAGAACTGATGCAAGCCAATGCAGAGCTGGAAGAACGTTCGCGATTGCTGGAAGACAAGAATCATTTAATTGCGGAACGTAATAATGAGATTCAGAAAAAAGTAGAAGAGCTGGCACTCAGCACCAAATATAAGTCTGAATTTTTAGCCAACATGTCTCATGAATTGCGTACACCTCTCAATTCAATTCTCCTTTTATCCCGTTTAATGGCAGAAAACCCGTATGAAAACCTTAATGAAGACCAGGTAGAGTCTGCCAAAGTTATTCAAAGCTCAGGAACAAGCTTATTAACATTAATAGATGAAATACTTGACTTGGCCAAAATAGAATCGGGTAAAATGACCCTCGAATACCATAAGGTAGCTATTGAGGACGTTATAAAAGATCTTAAAAGTCTTTTCAGTCCGATATTTCAGGAGAAAGCACTTCCGTTCAACATCCAGATCGATTCAGATGTACAGAAAGTTATTGAAAGTGACCGCCTCCGAATTGATCAGGTTTTAAGAAATCTATTGTCAAATGCTTTAAAATTTACAACAAAAGGAAGCATTGATTTGCATATCAAAAAACATTCTGAAAAATCTGATTTTATTATTTTTTCAGTAAAAGACACCGGTATCGGAATAGCTGAAGATAAACAGAAAATTATCTTTGAAGCATTCCAGCAGGCTGATGGATCTACTAAAAGAAAGTTTGGAGGTACCGGTTTGGGACTTTCAATAAGCCGTGAAATTGCAAGGCTTCTAGGAGGTGAACTCACTCTGATAAGTGAAATGAATAAAGGGAGTGAATTCAGCTTCATTATCCCTATACATCCGGTAACTGAAATTGTTCATTCGGAAACCGACCAGGATCTGGTAGAAATTATCCGTGAAGATGTTGAAGAAATTCAGAATATTCTTGATGAAGAGGAAAGTACTAAGCTGAACACTTTAGAAATTCCTGAAGATATAGATGATGATAGAGAAAATATTCAGGAAGGAGATAAAGTTATCCTGATTATTGAAGATGATACTAATTTTGCAAAGGCCTTATTAAAATATGCTCATTTAAATAACTATAAGGGGATTGTGGTAGTAAGAGGGGATTACGGTCTTGCTGCAGCTCAGAAATATCACCCACATGCTATTTTACTGGATGTTCAGCTTCCGGTAAAAGATGGATGGGAAGTTATGGACGAACTGAAGTCGGATCCTTATGTAAAGCATATCCCGGTACACATGATGTCTGCCCTTCATGTGAAAAAAGAAAGTCTTTTGAAAGGGGCTGTTGACTTCATTAATAAGCCTGTGGCTCTGGATAAGATGACTGATGTCTTCAGAAAAATTGAAGAGGCATTACAGAAAGGACCTCAAAAGGTTTTGATTGTTGAGGAAAATGCTAAACATGCTAATGCATTATCCTATTTTCTTGGAAACTTTAATATTTCCTTATCGGTGGAACAGAATGTTGAAGATAGTGTAAAAGCACTTACGACAGACCTTGTTGATTGTGTTATTCTGGATGTTGGAAGTGCAAAAGGGAATGATTACCATATCATAGAATCGATCAAAAGCTATGAGGGGCTGGAAAATCTCCCAATCATTATTTTTACTGAACATCATTTGTCTAAAGAAGAAGAACTCAAAATAAAACAATATGCAGATTCTATTGTTGTAAAAACAGCACATTCTTATCAGAGAGTTTTAGATGAAGTAGGTTTATTCTTACATTTGGTAGAAGAAAAAAATGGCTCAACCGAAAATAATAGAGGGAGAATGCTCGGGTCTTTAACGGAAGTTCTAAGCGGTAAAAAAATACTTATTACTGATGATGATGTACGGAATATTTTTTCCTTAACCAAGGCACTGGAAAAATAC from Chryseobacterium indologenes encodes the following:
- a CDS encoding response regulator, whose product is MPKKIIRNLQFGIGFSLLILLASSVASYWSIQNQMNHRESLSKSRRSVTAVKDILVSLLDAETGNRGYQLTGREDFLEPYKRGVREYSEALVYAESLGVNDKNQQERLSRLKIAVSQVMDNLKNLVENRRRGIVMTQQQIVTGKAYMDECRKIVRDFVQYEENQVEIKNKDLTRSSETTVIFIVFSALAAVVVTVFFYFKMRADLIKRDELEKMLRDKDQEMTRRVSAIQKIANRVANGDYSEKAVDNAEDDLGDLVESLNHMTESLKTSFDKINKSDWRQKGLALLNESLVGNKSVQEVSNKALIQLIEYGRCINGSLYLFDEGVLKLNKAFGLEANMKRAFEPGEGMVGQAFMNAKTQVYNNLHEDDFVVTFASSTIKIYGIILIPIFADGNVIGILELGSTSNFEDDRISYFEECCINIGIALNAAKGREKEQQLLEETQAQSEELQVQHSELENLNTELEAQTQKLQASEEELKVQQEELMQANAELEERSRLLEDKNHLIAERNNEIQKKVEELALSTKYKSEFLANMSHELRTPLNSILLLSRLMAENPYENLNEDQVESAKVIQSSGTSLLTLIDEILDLAKIESGKMTLEYHKVAIEDVIKDLKSLFSPIFQEKALPFNIQIDSDVQKVIESDRLRIDQVLRNLLSNALKFTTKGSIDLHIKKHSEKSDFIIFSVKDTGIGIAEDKQKIIFEAFQQADGSTKRKFGGTGLGLSISREIARLLGGELTLISEMNKGSEFSFIIPIHPVTEIVHSETDQDLVEIIREDVEEIQNILDEEESTKLNTLEIPEDIDDDRENIQEGDKVILIIEDDTNFAKALLKYAHLNNYKGIVVVRGDYGLAAAQKYHPHAILLDVQLPVKDGWEVMDELKSDPYVKHIPVHMMSALHVKKESLLKGAVDFINKPVALDKMTDVFRKIEEALQKGPQKVLIVEENAKHANALSYFLGNFNISLSVEQNVEDSVKALTTDLVDCVILDVGSAKGNDYHIIESIKSYEGLENLPIIIFTEHHLSKEEELKIKQYADSIVVKTAHSYQRVLDEVGLFLHLVEEKNGSTENNRGRMLGSLTEVLSGKKILITDDDVRNIFSLTKALEKYKVEVIVAMDGKHALEQINHNPDVDVILMDMMMPEMDGYDTIKEIRKMPAFKKLPIIAITAKSMIGEREKCITAGASDYISKPVDIDQLLSLLRVWLYES